The proteins below come from a single Chryseobacterium capnotolerans genomic window:
- a CDS encoding iron chaperone, whose amino-acid sequence MKNTFKNIDDYILLFPINVQEKLLELRKAIHSQLPDLEEYIGYQMPAFKYKGKPLVYFAGYKKHIGFYPGAEGIKNFEKDFEKMNYKFSKGAVQFPIDENIPLDLINKIIGFKIREIEQKKS is encoded by the coding sequence ATGAAAAACACCTTTAAAAATATTGATGATTACATCCTTTTATTCCCTATCAATGTTCAGGAAAAGCTTCTTGAGCTAAGAAAGGCTATTCATTCCCAACTTCCCGATCTTGAAGAGTATATTGGCTATCAGATGCCTGCTTTTAAATATAAAGGAAAGCCTTTAGTTTATTTTGCAGGCTATAAAAAGCATATTGGATTTTATCCCGGTGCTGAAGGAATCAAAAATTTTGAAAAAGATTTTGAAAAGATGAATTACAAGTTTTCTAAAGGAGCTGTGCAGTTTCCAATAGATGAAAATATTCCGCTAGATCTGATTAATAAGATTATAGGATTCAAAATCAGAGAAATTGAGCAAAAAAAATCCTGA
- a CDS encoding YkgJ family cysteine cluster protein: MNLDFYKKQALQKQKEHKKFLDGLKKKPPKNLDYVVQETHDEVFDEIDCLQCANCCKTTGPLYTEKDIERIAKHLRMKSADFEAKFLRVDEDNDKVLQNLPCFFLNSDNTCSIYEVRPKACREYPHTDRKKIYQINNLMLKNTVICPAAFEFVEKMMKNIAK; this comes from the coding sequence ATGAATTTAGATTTTTATAAAAAGCAAGCTTTACAAAAGCAGAAAGAGCATAAAAAATTTCTGGACGGATTAAAGAAAAAGCCGCCCAAAAACCTCGATTATGTAGTGCAGGAAACCCATGATGAAGTTTTTGATGAAATAGACTGTCTACAGTGCGCTAATTGCTGTAAAACCACAGGTCCGTTATATACTGAAAAGGATATTGAACGTATTGCAAAACATCTGCGTATGAAGTCTGCCGATTTTGAAGCTAAATTCTTAAGAGTGGATGAAGACAATGATAAGGTACTGCAGAATCTTCCCTGTTTTTTCCTGAACAGTGATAATACCTGTTCTATTTATGAGGTAAGGCCAAAAGCATGCAGAGAATACCCTCATACAGATCGTAAAAAGATCTATCAGATCAACAACCTGATGCTGAAAAATACAGTGATTTGCCCGGCAGCTTTTGAGTTTGTAGAGAAGATGATGAAGAATATAGCGAAGTAA
- a CDS encoding rhomboid family intramembrane serine protease, with the protein MFKNVISKRAILYPLLMLSAMWFGYFLQMHGFFGSCFGAIIPLVPEGLLGILTSPLLHGNIDHIIGNSIPIAALMFLLYQFYPLVANKVFFIGWIATGLLVWLLPPIDIMTGEYMYTCTIGASGVVYVLAFFLFFSGVFKWNMKLLTISLLVVLYYGSLIWGMLPEELFYNMQEPSKISWQAHLSGAIVGSIIAFAFKNVGEKKKKFIWEYPNYYSEKDDKLWQEYKENHPEDFMELPYKKRDDIWDHLDQLRGK; encoded by the coding sequence ATGTTTAAAAATGTAATTTCCAAAAGAGCGATTTTATACCCTTTGCTGATGCTTTCAGCAATGTGGTTCGGATATTTTTTACAGATGCACGGCTTTTTTGGAAGTTGCTTCGGAGCTATTATTCCACTCGTTCCTGAAGGCTTGCTGGGAATTCTGACCTCTCCTCTTCTGCATGGAAATATAGATCATATTATAGGAAATTCTATTCCCATAGCCGCACTGATGTTTCTATTGTATCAATTCTATCCGTTGGTGGCCAATAAAGTTTTCTTTATCGGTTGGATTGCTACAGGACTTTTGGTGTGGCTGCTCCCACCTATTGACATCATGACGGGTGAATATATGTACACCTGTACTATAGGAGCCAGCGGCGTAGTATATGTACTTGCCTTTTTCCTCTTTTTCAGTGGTGTTTTTAAATGGAATATGAAACTTCTGACCATTTCATTACTAGTCGTTTTATATTATGGAAGTTTGATATGGGGAATGCTTCCTGAGGAACTGTTCTATAATATGCAGGAACCTAGTAAAATTTCATGGCAGGCTCATCTTTCCGGAGCCATTGTAGGAAGTATCATTGCTTTTGCTTTTAAAAATGTGGGGGAGAAAAAGAAAAAATTCATCTGGGAATATCCTAATTATTATAGTGAAAAAGATGACAAACTTTGGCAGGAATACAAGGAAAACCACCCGGAAGATTTTATGGAACTTCCATACAAAAAAAGAGATGACATATGGGATCATTTGGATCAATTAAGAGGAAAATAA
- a CDS encoding DUF3078 domain-containing protein — MKKFLLILSIFMGIYVSAQEELKKDSVVVDTVKYWSVLGKNTVMINQAAFSNWVGGGANNVGWLAGANYNITYEKDNDLWENIIILGYGQNDTKGLGIRKTQDVINVSTNYGRKFSKSWYFSLGAGLQSQFAPGYEDGNNPEAKKISNFMAPGYLNVGMGITYRPNDDLTVTLRPTNARWTFVLDKELQLAGNYGLKSDGATSLLQFGFLGTAVYKLKIMEDIYLTNTASVFSNYLDRPDRLVLAYGALLNLKVNKYISSNISLDLLYDHNQIEKTQLKQTLGIGFAYTLDNGVKRSDRKDSQWWIKK, encoded by the coding sequence ATGAAGAAGTTTTTATTGATTCTTTCCATATTTATGGGGATTTATGTAAGTGCACAAGAAGAATTAAAAAAAGATTCCGTCGTGGTAGATACAGTAAAATACTGGTCGGTACTAGGAAAGAACACTGTAATGATTAATCAGGCAGCCTTCTCGAATTGGGTAGGAGGGGGAGCCAATAACGTAGGTTGGCTTGCTGGTGCCAATTATAACATAACCTATGAAAAAGACAATGATCTTTGGGAAAATATTATTATTCTTGGATACGGGCAGAACGACACCAAAGGATTGGGAATAAGAAAAACTCAGGATGTTATCAATGTTTCTACTAATTATGGGCGAAAGTTCTCCAAAAGCTGGTACTTCTCTCTAGGAGCAGGTTTACAGTCTCAGTTTGCTCCGGGATACGAAGACGGTAATAATCCGGAAGCGAAAAAAATCTCAAACTTTATGGCGCCGGGCTATCTGAACGTCGGTATGGGGATCACCTACAGGCCAAATGATGACTTAACGGTAACTTTACGTCCTACCAACGCCAGATGGACGTTTGTATTGGATAAAGAGCTTCAGCTTGCCGGAAATTATGGTCTAAAAAGTGATGGAGCTACCTCATTATTACAGTTCGGTTTCTTGGGAACAGCGGTATACAAACTTAAAATTATGGAAGATATTTATTTAACAAATACCGCTTCTGTCTTTTCAAATTATCTGGATCGTCCTGACAGGCTTGTATTGGCCTACGGAGCGCTCCTTAATTTAAAAGTTAATAAATATATTTCATCTAATATTTCATTAGACTTACTGTATGATCATAATCAGATTGAAAAAACACAGTTAAAACAAACACTGGGAATTGGCTTTGCTTATACTCTGGATAATGGAGTAAAACGTTCTGATCGTAAAGATAGCCAATGGTGGATAAAGAAATAA
- the gdhA gene encoding NADP-specific glutamate dehydrogenase gives MEQYNIDQKIQEFIAKIEAKNPNEPEFLQAVKEVAVTVIPFIATRKEYNGMKLLERMAEAERIIIFRVPWVDDKGEIQVNRGFRIQMNSAIGPYKGGIRFHPTVNLSVLKFLAFEQVFKNSLTTLPMGGGKGGSDFDPQGKSDMEVMRFCQAFMTELCKHIGPETDVPAGDIGVGAREIGYLFGQYKKIRNEFTGVLTGKGLAYGGSLIRPEATGYGVVYFAEQMLKTIGQNFQGKTVTVSGFGNVAWGVIKKATELGAKVVTLSGPDGYIYDKDGISGEKIDYLLELRASGNNRAEDYAKKYPSAEFHAGKRPWEVKCDVAFPSATQNELDLDDARKLVENGCLCVTEAANMPSTLDAINYFLDNKVLFSPGKASNAGGVATSGLEMTQNSIRLNWTSEEVDARLKEIMIGIHKACRDYGKDEDGYVNYVKGANIAGFVKVAEAMLAQGVV, from the coding sequence ATGGAACAATATAATATTGACCAGAAAATCCAAGAGTTTATTGCAAAAATTGAAGCAAAAAATCCTAACGAACCGGAATTCTTACAGGCTGTAAAAGAAGTTGCCGTAACTGTAATTCCATTCATTGCTACGAGAAAAGAATATAACGGAATGAAGCTGCTTGAAAGAATGGCTGAAGCTGAAAGAATTATTATCTTCAGAGTTCCATGGGTTGATGATAAAGGAGAGATTCAGGTTAACAGAGGTTTCAGAATCCAAATGAACTCTGCGATTGGTCCATACAAAGGAGGAATCCGTTTCCACCCTACTGTAAACTTATCAGTTCTTAAGTTCTTAGCTTTCGAACAAGTGTTTAAAAACTCTTTAACTACTCTTCCAATGGGTGGTGGTAAAGGAGGTTCAGATTTCGATCCGCAAGGTAAATCTGATATGGAAGTAATGCGTTTCTGCCAGGCTTTCATGACAGAATTATGCAAGCACATTGGTCCTGAAACAGACGTACCTGCAGGAGATATCGGTGTAGGAGCTAGAGAAATCGGTTACTTATTCGGACAATACAAGAAAATCAGAAACGAATTTACCGGAGTTCTTACAGGAAAAGGTCTTGCTTACGGAGGTTCATTAATCCGTCCTGAAGCTACAGGATACGGAGTAGTATACTTCGCTGAGCAGATGCTTAAAACGATCGGACAGAATTTCCAAGGGAAAACAGTAACGGTATCAGGTTTCGGAAACGTAGCTTGGGGAGTTATCAAAAAAGCAACTGAACTTGGAGCAAAAGTGGTAACGCTTTCTGGTCCTGACGGATATATTTATGATAAAGACGGTATCAGCGGAGAAAAAATTGATTATTTATTAGAACTTAGAGCTTCTGGAAACAACAGAGCTGAGGACTATGCTAAAAAATATCCATCTGCTGAATTCCATGCTGGAAAACGTCCTTGGGAAGTGAAGTGTGACGTAGCGTTCCCTTCTGCAACTCAAAACGAATTAGACTTAGATGACGCAAGAAAATTAGTTGAAAACGGATGTCTTTGTGTAACTGAAGCTGCGAACATGCCTTCTACACTTGATGCTATCAACTATTTCTTAGACAATAAAGTATTATTCTCTCCTGGTAAAGCTTCCAACGCTGGAGGTGTTGCTACTTCAGGATTAGAAATGACTCAGAACTCTATCCGTCTTAACTGGACTTCTGAAGAAGTTGATGCAAGATTAAAGGAAATCATGATTGGTATCCACAAAGCTTGTAGAGACTACGGAAAAGACGAAGATGGTTATGTAAACTATGTAAAAGGTGCCAATATTGCTGGCTTCGTAAAAGTAGCAGAAGCAATGTTAGCTCAAGGAGTTGTGTAA
- a CDS encoding DUF3078 domain-containing protein, with the protein MKKVLLIASISFGAMSMAQEAKTDAPAADTVKAWSIQGQNTLMLNQAAFSNWVGGGANNVGWLAGVNYNLTYEKGKDLWENIIILGYGQNNTQGTGVRKTQDVINLSTNYGREFAKHWYFSAGAGLQTQFAAGYEDGNNPDAKKISNFMAPGYLNLGAGVTYRPNDNFTVTMRPANARWTFVLDEDLQKAGTYGLKNDGDSSLFQFGFLGTAMYKLKIMENITLLNTASVFSNYLDHPERLVLGYSGVLSMKINKYISTNVTLDLLYDHNQIWKTQLKQTLGVGLAYNFDNGKKRSENKDNQSWLKK; encoded by the coding sequence ATGAAAAAAGTTTTATTAATCGCTTCCATTTCTTTTGGGGCTATGTCTATGGCGCAAGAAGCCAAAACTGATGCTCCTGCAGCAGATACTGTTAAAGCCTGGTCTATCCAGGGACAAAATACTTTAATGCTTAATCAGGCTGCTTTTTCCAATTGGGTAGGAGGTGGAGCCAATAACGTAGGTTGGCTTGCCGGTGTCAATTATAACCTTACATATGAAAAAGGAAAAGATCTTTGGGAAAACATTATTATTCTTGGTTATGGACAAAACAACACACAAGGTACTGGAGTAAGAAAAACCCAGGATGTTATCAATTTATCTACAAACTATGGTAGAGAATTCGCTAAGCACTGGTATTTTTCTGCAGGAGCAGGTCTTCAGACTCAATTTGCTGCAGGGTATGAAGACGGGAATAATCCTGACGCCAAGAAAATTTCCAACTTTATGGCTCCAGGTTATCTGAATCTGGGAGCAGGGGTTACTTACCGTCCCAATGATAATTTTACAGTGACAATGCGTCCTGCAAATGCCCGATGGACTTTCGTATTGGATGAAGATCTTCAAAAAGCAGGAACTTACGGCCTTAAAAATGACGGAGATTCTTCTCTTTTCCAATTCGGTTTCTTGGGAACAGCAATGTATAAGCTGAAAATTATGGAAAACATTACTTTACTTAATACTGCTTCCGTATTCTCTAACTACCTGGATCATCCGGAAAGGTTAGTTCTTGGGTATAGTGGTGTTTTAAGTATGAAAATCAATAAATATATTTCGACGAATGTAACACTGGATCTATTATATGATCACAACCAGATATGGAAAACCCAGTTGAAACAGACATTAGGAGTTGGCCTGGCTTATAATTTTGATAACGGAAAGAAACGTTCAGAAAATAAGGATAATCAAAGCTGGTTGAAAAAATAA
- the dprA gene encoding DNA-processing protein DprA has protein sequence MISEEYLYAIALRESSLIGDINFHKLVRTFGSAENAWKKAKREYRKLEGIGQKTVADIGNENHLKFAEKELIFCEKNNIRIRLRHLDQVPTLLNECIDAPSILYQKGNIDESLQKISIVGTRNMTAYGKQFIGDFFDATQSSKYVSVSGLALGVDKEVHEQSIRSQKPTIAVLAHGFEFLYPAKNRKLSEKIIQEGGVLLTEFNSTRKPDRENFIQRNRIVAGLSPATIVVETGFGGGSVSTAAFANDYNREVFALPGKITDVHSQGCNQLILHNKATAISTLKDLISMLGFNNPKEKIAELFPYSEPAIQLTDNQQTVYQFIKQNPQISLDDLAQEIDIPSHKILPIILELELLGKVKSFSGRQFIAN, from the coding sequence ATGATCTCCGAAGAATATTTATATGCCATCGCTTTACGCGAAAGCAGTCTGATTGGTGACATCAATTTCCATAAACTTGTGAGAACTTTTGGAAGTGCTGAAAATGCATGGAAAAAAGCAAAAAGAGAATACAGAAAATTAGAAGGTATAGGACAAAAAACAGTTGCTGATATTGGTAATGAAAACCATCTGAAGTTTGCCGAAAAAGAACTGATATTTTGCGAAAAGAACAATATCCGAATCAGATTAAGACATCTTGATCAGGTTCCCACTCTTCTTAATGAATGCATAGATGCTCCTTCTATCCTTTACCAAAAAGGAAATATTGATGAATCTCTTCAAAAGATAAGCATCGTTGGGACCCGAAATATGACAGCTTATGGCAAACAATTTATCGGAGACTTTTTTGATGCCACTCAATCTTCAAAATATGTTTCTGTGAGCGGTCTTGCTTTAGGGGTAGACAAAGAAGTTCATGAACAGTCTATCCGAAGTCAGAAACCTACCATCGCTGTTCTCGCTCATGGTTTCGAATTTTTATATCCAGCCAAAAACAGAAAACTGTCAGAGAAAATTATTCAGGAAGGCGGAGTCTTATTGACAGAATTCAATTCAACAAGAAAACCGGATCGGGAAAACTTTATCCAAAGAAACAGAATTGTAGCTGGCCTTTCTCCTGCAACGATTGTTGTAGAAACAGGATTTGGAGGCGGATCTGTAAGCACAGCTGCTTTTGCTAATGATTATAACAGAGAGGTCTTTGCACTTCCGGGAAAAATCACAGATGTTCATAGCCAAGGTTGTAATCAATTGATTTTGCATAACAAAGCAACTGCTATTTCTACCCTCAAAGATTTGATAAGTATGCTGGGCTTCAATAATCCAAAAGAAAAAATTGCCGAGCTTTTCCCATACAGTGAACCAGCAATACAATTAACTGATAATCAACAAACTGTTTATCAATTCATCAAACAGAATCCGCAGATTTCACTGGACGATCTTGCACAGGAAATTGACATCCCTTCGCATAAAATCTTACCAATTATTTTAGAATTAGAACTTTTAGGGAAAGTAAAATCATTTTCCGGGAGACAATTTATCGCAAATTAA
- the sufD gene encoding Fe-S cluster assembly protein SufD: protein MSLKEQIIENHNEFLESLRHRFLDDDRKAALQKFEGIGFPTKKDEEYKYTNLKEITEKSYNFFPKENHNITKEQFDELHLGEENFDWIVFVNGKLHKELSKVSIENVEFLSFNYALNDDKHKEVFEKYFNTIASKDLAFTNLNLAYCKYGFFLKVPKNVVIEKPIHVFYISQNQEENTFYNTRNLLIVEEGAKVEVIESHHNFDDTYVFTNSVTEIFTYPNAKADWHKLQNDNNTSYLVDNTFAKQEKDSLTTVNTFSFGGKLVRNNLDFIQNGSNINSFMNGITIIGKDQLVDHHTAVHHNFPNCESYQNYKGIFDGNAHGVFNGKVFVDKIAQKTNAYQQNNNVLLSEGASIDTKPQLEIFADDVKCSHGCTVGQLNEDALFYLRARGISKKEAQALLLYAFANDAMQNIDIEPLKEKISKLLAEKLEVDIEF from the coding sequence ATGAGTTTAAAAGAACAAATCATCGAAAACCATAACGAGTTTTTGGAGAGCCTTCGTCACAGATTTTTGGATGACGATAGAAAAGCTGCTCTTCAGAAGTTTGAAGGTATTGGTTTTCCGACAAAAAAAGACGAAGAATATAAATATACCAATCTAAAGGAGATCACGGAAAAAAGCTACAACTTCTTCCCGAAAGAAAACCACAACATCACTAAAGAGCAGTTTGATGAATTGCATCTTGGTGAAGAAAATTTTGATTGGATTGTTTTTGTAAACGGTAAACTTCACAAAGAACTTTCAAAAGTTTCTATTGAAAATGTAGAGTTTCTTTCATTCAATTACGCATTGAATGATGACAAACATAAAGAGGTATTTGAAAAGTACTTCAACACAATTGCTTCTAAAGATTTAGCTTTCACCAACTTAAACCTGGCATACTGCAAATATGGTTTCTTTTTGAAAGTTCCTAAAAATGTAGTGATTGAAAAGCCTATTCATGTTTTCTACATTTCTCAGAATCAAGAGGAAAATACGTTCTACAATACAAGAAATTTATTAATCGTAGAAGAAGGAGCAAAAGTTGAGGTTATTGAAAGCCACCACAATTTTGATGACACGTATGTGTTCACCAACTCTGTGACGGAAATCTTCACGTATCCAAATGCAAAAGCAGACTGGCACAAACTTCAAAACGATAACAATACTTCTTACCTTGTAGACAATACCTTTGCAAAACAGGAGAAAGACAGTTTAACGACTGTAAATACCTTCTCTTTCGGAGGAAAACTGGTAAGAAACAACCTTGATTTTATTCAGAATGGATCCAATATCAATTCATTCATGAACGGAATCACGATTATCGGAAAAGATCAGTTGGTAGATCACCATACAGCGGTTCACCACAACTTCCCGAACTGTGAAAGTTACCAGAACTACAAAGGAATCTTTGATGGTAATGCCCATGGAGTTTTCAACGGAAAAGTATTTGTTGATAAAATTGCTCAGAAAACCAACGCTTACCAGCAGAACAATAATGTATTGCTAAGTGAAGGAGCAAGCATTGATACAAAACCTCAGTTAGAGATCTTTGCAGATGACGTAAAATGCTCGCACGGATGTACAGTAGGCCAACTTAATGAAGATGCCCTGTTCTATCTAAGAGCGAGAGGAATTTCTAAAAAAGAAGCTCAGGCATTACTTTTATATGCATTTGCTAATGATGCGATGCAAAATATCGATATTGAACCTCTAAAAGAGAAGATTTCAAAGCTTTTAGCAGAGAAATTAGAAGTTGATATAGAATTTTAA